One Microlunatus soli genomic window carries:
- a CDS encoding FAD-dependent oxidoreductase, which produces MDVAIIGAGPTGLALALELGRAGASVLVVEAAAERNRQSRASGIQPRTTEVLQMRGLLSAMQPYVRSREQIGGHFAGLPVPLDTTPFGSRFPVPVSIGQYDLECVLEAELAAFPQVELWRGAALTDLQQLDDGVTGVVRSTAETRQIRADYLIGADGAHSRVRRLAEIGFPGRAGLVAMAACDIRLSGVEDETPGHFSRYLHPHADGLAILSPLGNGVHRLLFGGSEQQGLDRNTPVGRDEVQRALTAACGPDVGLVEILHASRFSDASRQAETYRKGRVLLAGDAAHIHLPAGGQGINLGIQDAMNLGWKLGAVVAGRLPQSVLDSYHTERHPVAERVLVNTRAQGLLMGADHPDLGALRSVFTDLLRLPDANRYLSGMVSGLDTRYPMPGTAHPLLGLRMPDLPIADETADAGHRSGAGRRHLSDLQHRGDGLLVDLGAGLPGWATEAVRDVPGVTIATVAGPVDDDLPGLALVRPDGHVCATDAGGPDELAAALQLWFGASMPTDTRPRSACNELVR; this is translated from the coding sequence GTGGACGTGGCAATCATCGGTGCCGGCCCCACCGGGTTGGCGCTGGCCCTCGAGCTCGGTCGTGCAGGTGCCTCGGTGCTGGTCGTCGAAGCTGCAGCGGAACGGAATCGGCAGTCGCGAGCCAGCGGCATCCAGCCCCGTACAACGGAGGTCCTGCAGATGCGCGGACTGCTGTCGGCGATGCAGCCCTACGTCCGCAGTCGCGAGCAGATCGGTGGTCACTTCGCCGGGCTCCCCGTTCCGCTGGACACGACGCCGTTCGGCTCCCGTTTCCCGGTCCCGGTGAGCATCGGTCAGTACGACCTGGAGTGCGTTCTGGAGGCCGAGTTGGCCGCCTTCCCGCAGGTCGAGCTCTGGCGCGGTGCGGCGCTGACCGACCTGCAGCAACTCGACGACGGCGTGACCGGCGTCGTGCGAAGCACGGCGGAGACGCGGCAGATCCGGGCCGACTACCTGATCGGCGCCGACGGTGCGCACAGTCGGGTCCGGCGGCTCGCCGAGATCGGGTTTCCCGGTCGGGCCGGGCTGGTCGCGATGGCTGCCTGCGACATCAGGCTCAGCGGTGTCGAGGACGAGACGCCCGGACACTTCAGCCGCTACCTGCACCCTCATGCCGACGGCCTGGCCATCCTGAGCCCGCTCGGCAACGGCGTCCACCGGTTGCTGTTCGGCGGCAGTGAACAGCAGGGGCTGGACCGCAACACCCCGGTGGGCCGCGACGAGGTGCAACGCGCCCTGACCGCAGCTTGTGGACCCGACGTCGGTCTGGTCGAGATCCTCCACGCGTCCCGGTTCAGCGACGCGAGTCGGCAGGCCGAGACCTACCGGAAGGGTCGGGTGCTGCTGGCCGGCGATGCCGCGCACATCCATCTGCCGGCCGGCGGTCAGGGCATCAACCTCGGCATCCAGGACGCCATGAATCTCGGCTGGAAACTCGGTGCCGTGGTCGCCGGTCGGCTGCCGCAATCGGTGCTGGACAGCTACCACACCGAACGGCATCCGGTCGCCGAACGGGTGCTGGTCAACACCCGTGCCCAGGGCCTGCTGATGGGCGCCGACCATCCCGACCTCGGCGCGCTGCGGTCGGTGTTCACCGATCTGCTCCGGCTGCCCGACGCCAACCGCTACCTGTCCGGGATGGTCTCCGGTCTGGATACCCGCTACCCGATGCCGGGGACGGCGCATCCACTGCTCGGGCTGCGGATGCCGGATCTGCCGATCGCCGATGAGACCGCCGACGCCGGCCATCGGTCCGGCGCCGGTCGGCGGCACCTGTCGGATCTGCAGCATCGGGGCGACGGACTGCTGGTCGATCTGGGGGCGGGGCTGCCCGGTTGGGCAACCGAGGCGGTCCGGGACGTCCCCGGGGTGACGATCGCCACCGTGGCCGGCCCGGTGGACGACGACCTTCCCGGCCTGGCGCTGGTCCGCCCGGACGGACACGTCTGCGCGACCGACGCCGGCGGGCCGGACGAACTGGCTGCCGCCTTGCAACTCTGGTTCGGTGCGTCGATGCCGACCGACACCCGGCCTCGCTCCGCCTGCAACGAGCTCGTCCGGTGA
- a CDS encoding TetR/AcrR family transcriptional regulator — protein MDTSTGLRELKKQRTRQAISDAAIRLFIERGFAAVSVADIAAAAEVSKPTLFKYFPSKEDLLIDRISDHLDEFARAVRGRSADETPLAALRRHTLHQLEIREPFSGLNDDADSLRLREMIFSTPSLGAHMLRFARISERELSDALIEAGVEELDARLAATQIIGSYLTLAEENWRQLSAGRTATAQYPKARRAAEHAFDLLSDGLTDAGV, from the coding sequence GTGGACACTTCGACCGGGCTGAGAGAGCTGAAGAAGCAACGGACCCGCCAGGCGATCTCCGACGCCGCGATCCGGCTCTTCATCGAGCGCGGGTTCGCGGCCGTCTCGGTCGCCGACATCGCCGCGGCCGCCGAGGTGTCCAAGCCGACGCTGTTCAAGTACTTCCCGTCCAAGGAAGATCTGCTGATCGACCGGATCTCCGACCATCTGGACGAATTCGCCCGGGCCGTCCGCGGCCGGTCAGCCGACGAGACCCCGTTGGCGGCGCTGCGCCGGCACACCCTGCATCAGCTCGAGATCCGGGAACCCTTCAGCGGCCTGAACGACGATGCCGACTCGCTGCGGTTGCGAGAGATGATCTTCAGTACCCCGAGTCTCGGTGCGCATATGCTGCGGTTCGCCCGGATCAGTGAACGGGAGCTGTCGGATGCGCTGATCGAGGCCGGCGTCGAGGAGTTGGATGCCCGGTTGGCGGCGACCCAGATCATCGGCAGCTATCTGACCCTGGCCGAGGAGAACTGGCGTCAACTCAGCGCCGGCCGCACCGCGACCGCGCAGTATCCGAAGGCCCGACGCGCAGCCGAGCACGCCTTCGATCTACTGTCCGACGGGCTGACCGACGCCGGCGTCTGA